A genomic region of Cannabis sativa cultivar Pink pepper isolate KNU-18-1 chromosome 1, ASM2916894v1, whole genome shotgun sequence contains the following coding sequences:
- the LOC115705277 gene encoding cyclin-A2-3 isoform X2 has translation MKRGSLVNTKAREFPGRITRSRTAALVVSGQLPPSKAPIKQTKKRASPTNLNMDENNNNVDNPHLQCKKKKRVMLQDVTNVFCDRNFFNKTKIQAKNENPAKRGQAKVNKVTPSVSTDVLSLRADLKDNTEFKTEGVVSSEILTESMPHWFTSSNGFGKHEDLFGSQTSELTSEHESPSKEEDKDEKHYSVENFTTSIKPDIVDVDANNKDPQLCSTYAPDIYDNLRVSELSQRPCSNFMDTTQQDITRCMRGILVDWLVEVSVEYKLEPDTLYLTVYLIDRYLSENYIERQRLQLIGITCMLISSKYEEVCAPRIEDFCFITDNTYTREEVLEMEIQVLKYFKFQLFAPTAKTFLRRFLRAAQASYKNPSLELEYLASYLTELTLIDYGFLSFLPSVIAASAIFLSRWTLDQTSHPWNPTLEHYTSYKASDLKTAVVALQSLQRNSNGCPLSATRTKYRQEEYKSIAVLSSPELLETLF, from the exons ATGAAAAGGGGGAGCTTGGTAAATACTAAGGCTAGAGAATTTCCGGGTAGAATAACACGTTCTCGAACAGCGGCCTTGGTAGTATCAGGACAGCTGCCCCCTTCCAAAGCACCTATTAAACAGACCAAGAAGAGGGCTTCGCCTACAAATCTAAATATGGATGAGAATAACAACAATGTTGACAATCCTCATCTTCAatgtaagaagaagaagagggttaTGCTTCAGGACGTGACTAATGTTTTCTGTGATCGAAATTTtttcaacaaaactaaaattcag GCTAAGAACGAAAACCCTGCTAAAAGGGGTCAGGCTAAGGTGAACAAAGTGACCCCTTCAGTTTCCACTGATGTCCTTTCTTTGAGAGCTGATTTGAAAGACAACACAGAATTTAAAACTGAAGGGGTTGTATCTTCAGAAATTTTGACAGAGAGCATGCCTCATTGGTTCACTAGCTCAAATGGGTTTGGCAAACATGAGGACCTGTTTGGAAGTCAAACATCTGAACTTACTTCAGAACACGAAAGTCCTTCAAAGGAAG AAGATAAGGATGAGAAACATTATTCTGTTGAGAACTTCACTACATCAATTAAACCAGACATTGTTGATGTTGATGCAAATAACAAGGACCCTCAATTGTGTTCCACCTATGCTCCTGATATCTATGACAATTTGCGTGTTTCAGAG CTTTCGCAGAGGCCATGTTCTAATTTTATGGACACAACACAGCAAGATATCACTCGATGTATGCGTGGTATTTTGGTTGATTGGCTTGTGGAG GTATCAGTAGAATATAAATTGGAGCCAGATACACTTTACCTCACAGTATATCTGATTGATCGATATCTCTCCGAAAATTACATAGAGAGACAGAGACTTCAACTTATTGGCATCACTTGCATGCTAATATCCTC GAAGTACGAAGAAGTTTGTGCACCACGTATAGAGGATTTTTGCTTTATCACGGACAATACCTATACGAGAGAGGAG GTCTTGGAAATGGAAATTCAAGTGTTGAAGTACTTCAAATTTCAACTGTTTGCGCCCACGGCAAAAACTTTCCTCAG GAGATTTCTTCGAGCAGCTCAAGCATCATATAAG aATCCTAGTCTTGAACTGGAGTACTTGGCCAGTTATTTAACAGAATTAACGCTGATAGATTATGGCTTCTTGAGTTTCCTTCCTTCTGTCATTGCTGCATCGGCCATATTTCTCTCCCGATGGACATTAGATCAGACTAGCCATCCATGG AATCCAACACTAGAACACTACACCTCGTACAAGGCATCAGATTTGAAAACTGCTGTTGTTGCTTTACAATCATTACAACGAAACTCCAACGGTTGTCCTCTAAGTGCTACACGAACAAAATATAGACAAGAAGAG TATAAATCGATCGCAGTGTTATCTTCTCCAGAACTACTTGAAACGCTTTTCTGA
- the LOC115705285 gene encoding D-glycerate 3-kinase, chloroplastic isoform X2, whose amino-acid sequence MAALNIISQPPTSSFLNFKIKNSFDNGPLYVPNKPTLSSVAKQLSKSGSGCSWMQGSSTCFNAAAANDRRRGIVYSVFPTKPAQVSSVQDLYEFICSGPLLEKMGFTPESVAESVDKWLAYGLHLCRLFQLGEFELNIPQKVRFYHYYIPVFLWCEDQISQHMSGYKEGEDIPPLVIGFSAPQGCGKTTLVFALDYLFKITGRRSATISIDDFYLTAEGQAKLREENPGNALLEFRGNAGSHDLPFSVETLTALKKLNKEGTKMKLPRYDKSAYSGKGDRADPSTWPEIEGPLSVVLFEGWMLGFKPLPVETVKAVDPQLETVNKNLEAYYDAWDKFIGAWIVIKIKDPTCVFQWRLQAEIAMRDAGKPGMSDEEVKDFVSRYLPAYYAYLPTLYSEGPSGSDPKHYILIEIDEGRNPILGN is encoded by the exons ATGGCGGCCCTCAATATCATATCCCAGCCACCCACTTCTTCctttcttaattttaaaatcaagaacTCTTTTGATAACGGGCCTCTCTATGTACCCAATAAGCCAACTTTGTCTTCGGTGGCTAAGCAACTATCCAAATCTG GCAGTGGATGTTCATGGATGCAAGGAAGCTCCACATGTTTCAACGCCGCTGCTGCCAATGACAGGCGGCGGGGCATTGTATATTCTGTGTTCCCCACAAAACCTGCACAAGTATCTTCTGTGCAGGACCTTTATGAGTTTATATGCTCAGGTCCTTTGCTAGAAAAAATGGGTTTTACACCTGAATCAGTAGCTGAGTCTGTTGATAAGTGGTTGGCTTATGGTTTGCACCTGTGTCGATTATTTCAGCTCGGTGAATTTGAACTTAATATTCCTCAGAAAGTGAGGttttatcattattatataCCTGTGTTTTTATGGTGTGAAGATCAAATTTCCCAACACATGTCTGGGTATAAGGAGGGAGAAGATATACCTCCTTTAGTG ATTGGTTTCAGTGCACCACAAGGTTGTGGAAAGACAACACTAGTTTTTGCTCTTgattatctttttaaaattactggCAG GAGATCTGCCACAATATCTATTGATGACTTTTATTTGACAGCAGAGGGCCAG GCTAAACTAAGAGAAGAGAATCCTGGAAATGCTCTTCTAGAG TTTCGTGGAAATGCTGGCAGCCATGATCTTCCTTTCTCTGTTGAAACATTGACAGCTCTGAAAAAATTGAACAAAGAGG GTACAAAGATGAAGCTGCCTAGATATGACAAG TCTGCATATAGTGGGAAGGGGGACAGAGCTGATCCTTCAACATGGCCTGAGATTGAGGGGCCACTTTCG GTTGTCCTGTTTGAAGGTTGGATGCTTGGTTTCAAGCCTCTTCCAGTGGAAACAGTTAAGGCTGTTGATCCTCAG CTGGAGACAGTGAACAAAAATCTTGAAGCATATTATGATGCTTGGGACAAGTTCATAGGGGCATGGATAGTTATCAAGATTAAAGATCCAACGTGCGTCTTTCAGTGGCGTTTGCAG GCAGAGATCGCCATGAGAGATGCAGGAAAACCAGGAATGTCTGATGAAGAG GTTAAAGATTTTGTTTCGCGGTATCTTCCAGCATATTATGCTTATCTTCCCACCCTTTACTCTGAAGGACCAAGTGGATCAGATCCAAAACATTATATCCTCattgaaattgatgaagggagaAACCCAATCCTTGGCAACTAG
- the LOC115705274 gene encoding katanin p60 ATPase-containing subunit A1 — protein sequence MVGASSLVGLQDHLKLAREYALEGIYDTSIIFFDGAIAQINKHLNSLDDPLIRSKWMNVKKAISEETEAVKQLDAERRAFKEIPTGRRAASPPIHSKSSFVFQPLDEYPTSSGTHMDDHDPDVWRPPSRDTSRRTARAGPGGMRKSPQDGAWSRGGATRPAPSARGGAKSGASSRVNSGVRASTTGKKGTSSGKSSKGDSANGDAEDGKGKKKEYEGPDPDLAAMLERDVLETSPGVRWEDVAGLSEAKRLLEEAVVLPLWMPEYFQGIRRPWKGVLMFGPPGTGKTLLAKAVATECGTTFFNVSSATLASKWRGESERMVRCLFDLARSYAPSTIFIDEIDSLCNSRGASGEHESSRRVKSELLVQVDGVNNTSTNEDGSRKIVMVLAATNFPWDIDEALRRRLEKRIYIPLPNFESRKELIRINLKTVEVATDVDIDDVARRTEGYSGDDLTNVCRDASLNGMRRKIAGKTRDEIKSMSKDDISKDPVAMCDFEEALKKVQRSVSQSDIERHEKWFQDFGSA from the exons ATGGTGGGCGCTTCTTCGCTCGTTGGCCTCCAAGATCATCTGAAGTTGGCAAGGGAATACGCTCTTGAAGGAATCTACGACACCTCCATTATCTTCTTCGACGGTGCTATTGCTCAGATCAACAA GCACCTAAACTCACTCGATGACCCTTTGATTCGTTCAAAATGGATGAATGTTAAGAAAGCCATTTCCGAGGAAACGGAAGCTGTGAAGCAATTAGATGCAGAAAGAAGGGCATTTAAGGAAATTCCAACTGGTCGACGTGCTGCTTCTCCTCCTATACATTCCAAGTCTTCCTTTGTTTTTCAACCATTGGATGAGTACCCGACTTCGTCAGGTACACATATGGATGATCATGACCCTGATGTTTGGAGGCCACCAAGTCGGGACACAAGTCGCAGAACTGCAAGGGCTGGCCCCGGTGGTATGAGGAAGTCGCCACAGGATGGGGCTTGGTCACGAGGTGGTGCTACTAGACCTGCACCAAGTGCTCGTGGTGGTGCAAAATCAGGTGCGTCAAGCAGGGTTAACTCAGGGGTCAGAGCATCAACTACTGGAAAAAAAGGCACTAGCTCGGGAAAATCGAGCAAGGGGGATTCAGCA AATGGCGATGCTGAAGATGGGAAGGGTAAAAAGAAAGAGTACGAGGGACCTGATCCTGATTTGGCTGCAATGCTGGAAAGAGATGTCCTCGAAACCAGCCCCGGAGTGAGATGGGAGGATGTCGCTGGATTGAGTGAAGCAAAAAGACTTTTAGAGGAGGCTGTTGTGCTTCCTCTCTGGATGCCAGAATATTTCCAG GGAATTAGAAGACCATGGAAAGGCGTCCTCATGTTTGGACCTCCTGGAACCGGAAAGACATTGCTTGCTAAAGCTGTTGCTACAGAGTGCGGCACTACATTTTTCAATGTCTCTTCCGCTACATTAGCTTCAAAATGGCGTGGAGAGAGTGAGCGCATGGTACGATGCTTATTTGATCTTGCAAGATCTTATGCTCCAAGTACAATCTTCATTGATGAGATCGATTCTCTCTGTAATTCTCGAGG aGCATCAGGGGAGCATGAATCATCTAGAAGGGTGAAATCTGAGCTTTTAGTTCAGGTAGATGGTGTAAACAATACCTCCACAAATGAAGATGGCAGCCGTAAAATCGTGATGGTTTTAGCAGCTACTAACTTTCCTTGGGATATAGACGAGGCATTAAG GAGGAGGCTGGAAAAGAGAATATATATTCCTCTTCCAAATTTTGAAAGTCGCAAAGAGCTTATACGGATCAACTTGAAAACTGTTGAG GTGGCCACTGATGTGGATATAGATGATGTGGCTCGTCGAACTGAGGGATACAGTGGTGATGATCTAACAAATGTCTGTCGAGATGCTTCCTTGAACGGGATGAGGCGCAAAATTGCTGGGAAAACTCGTGATGAGATTAAGAGCATGTCCAAGGATGATATTTCGAAGGACCCTGTTGCCATGTGTGACTTTGAAGAAGCCTTAAAGAAGGTCCAACGAAGTGTTTCTCAATCTGACATCGAACGCCATGAGAAGTGGTTTCAAGATTTTGGTTCGGCCTAG
- the LOC115705277 gene encoding cyclin-A2-3 isoform X1 — translation MKRGSLVNTKAREFPGRITRSRTAALVVSGQLPPSKAPIKQTKKRASPTNLNMDENNNNVDNPHLQCKKKKRVMLQDVTNVFCDRNFFNKTKIQAKNENPAKRGQAKVNKVTPSVSTDVLSLRADLKDNTEFKTEGVVSSEILTESMPHWFTSSNGFGKHEDLFGSQTSELTSEHESPSKEEDKDEKHYSVENFTTSIKPDIVDVDANNKDPQLCSTYAPDIYDNLRVSELSQRPCSNFMDTTQQDITRCMRGILVDWLVEVSVEYKLEPDTLYLTVYLIDRYLSENYIERQRLQLIGITCMLISSKYEEVCAPRIEDFCFITDNTYTREEVLEMEIQVLKYFKFQLFAPTAKTFLRRFLRAAQASYKNPSLELEYLASYLTELTLIDYGFLSFLPSVIAASAIFLSRWTLDQTSHPWNPTLEHYTSYKASDLKTAVVALQSLQRNSNGCPLSATRTKYRQEEQYKSIAVLSSPELLETLF, via the exons ATGAAAAGGGGGAGCTTGGTAAATACTAAGGCTAGAGAATTTCCGGGTAGAATAACACGTTCTCGAACAGCGGCCTTGGTAGTATCAGGACAGCTGCCCCCTTCCAAAGCACCTATTAAACAGACCAAGAAGAGGGCTTCGCCTACAAATCTAAATATGGATGAGAATAACAACAATGTTGACAATCCTCATCTTCAatgtaagaagaagaagagggttaTGCTTCAGGACGTGACTAATGTTTTCTGTGATCGAAATTTtttcaacaaaactaaaattcag GCTAAGAACGAAAACCCTGCTAAAAGGGGTCAGGCTAAGGTGAACAAAGTGACCCCTTCAGTTTCCACTGATGTCCTTTCTTTGAGAGCTGATTTGAAAGACAACACAGAATTTAAAACTGAAGGGGTTGTATCTTCAGAAATTTTGACAGAGAGCATGCCTCATTGGTTCACTAGCTCAAATGGGTTTGGCAAACATGAGGACCTGTTTGGAAGTCAAACATCTGAACTTACTTCAGAACACGAAAGTCCTTCAAAGGAAG AAGATAAGGATGAGAAACATTATTCTGTTGAGAACTTCACTACATCAATTAAACCAGACATTGTTGATGTTGATGCAAATAACAAGGACCCTCAATTGTGTTCCACCTATGCTCCTGATATCTATGACAATTTGCGTGTTTCAGAG CTTTCGCAGAGGCCATGTTCTAATTTTATGGACACAACACAGCAAGATATCACTCGATGTATGCGTGGTATTTTGGTTGATTGGCTTGTGGAG GTATCAGTAGAATATAAATTGGAGCCAGATACACTTTACCTCACAGTATATCTGATTGATCGATATCTCTCCGAAAATTACATAGAGAGACAGAGACTTCAACTTATTGGCATCACTTGCATGCTAATATCCTC GAAGTACGAAGAAGTTTGTGCACCACGTATAGAGGATTTTTGCTTTATCACGGACAATACCTATACGAGAGAGGAG GTCTTGGAAATGGAAATTCAAGTGTTGAAGTACTTCAAATTTCAACTGTTTGCGCCCACGGCAAAAACTTTCCTCAG GAGATTTCTTCGAGCAGCTCAAGCATCATATAAG aATCCTAGTCTTGAACTGGAGTACTTGGCCAGTTATTTAACAGAATTAACGCTGATAGATTATGGCTTCTTGAGTTTCCTTCCTTCTGTCATTGCTGCATCGGCCATATTTCTCTCCCGATGGACATTAGATCAGACTAGCCATCCATGG AATCCAACACTAGAACACTACACCTCGTACAAGGCATCAGATTTGAAAACTGCTGTTGTTGCTTTACAATCATTACAACGAAACTCCAACGGTTGTCCTCTAAGTGCTACACGAACAAAATATAGACAAGAAGAG CAGTATAAATCGATCGCAGTGTTATCTTCTCCAGAACTACTTGAAACGCTTTTCTGA
- the LOC115705285 gene encoding D-glycerate 3-kinase, chloroplastic isoform X1 gives MAALNIISQPPTSSFLNFKIKNSFDNGPLYVPNKPTLSSVAKQLSKSGTIAGSGCSWMQGSSTCFNAAAANDRRRGIVYSVFPTKPAQVSSVQDLYEFICSGPLLEKMGFTPESVAESVDKWLAYGLHLCRLFQLGEFELNIPQKVRFYHYYIPVFLWCEDQISQHMSGYKEGEDIPPLVIGFSAPQGCGKTTLVFALDYLFKITGRRSATISIDDFYLTAEGQAKLREENPGNALLEFRGNAGSHDLPFSVETLTALKKLNKEGTKMKLPRYDKSAYSGKGDRADPSTWPEIEGPLSVVLFEGWMLGFKPLPVETVKAVDPQLETVNKNLEAYYDAWDKFIGAWIVIKIKDPTCVFQWRLQAEIAMRDAGKPGMSDEEVKDFVSRYLPAYYAYLPTLYSEGPSGSDPKHYILIEIDEGRNPILGN, from the exons ATGGCGGCCCTCAATATCATATCCCAGCCACCCACTTCTTCctttcttaattttaaaatcaagaacTCTTTTGATAACGGGCCTCTCTATGTACCCAATAAGCCAACTTTGTCTTCGGTGGCTAAGCAACTATCCAAATCTG GGACTATTGCAGGCAGTGGATGTTCATGGATGCAAGGAAGCTCCACATGTTTCAACGCCGCTGCTGCCAATGACAGGCGGCGGGGCATTGTATATTCTGTGTTCCCCACAAAACCTGCACAAGTATCTTCTGTGCAGGACCTTTATGAGTTTATATGCTCAGGTCCTTTGCTAGAAAAAATGGGTTTTACACCTGAATCAGTAGCTGAGTCTGTTGATAAGTGGTTGGCTTATGGTTTGCACCTGTGTCGATTATTTCAGCTCGGTGAATTTGAACTTAATATTCCTCAGAAAGTGAGGttttatcattattatataCCTGTGTTTTTATGGTGTGAAGATCAAATTTCCCAACACATGTCTGGGTATAAGGAGGGAGAAGATATACCTCCTTTAGTG ATTGGTTTCAGTGCACCACAAGGTTGTGGAAAGACAACACTAGTTTTTGCTCTTgattatctttttaaaattactggCAG GAGATCTGCCACAATATCTATTGATGACTTTTATTTGACAGCAGAGGGCCAG GCTAAACTAAGAGAAGAGAATCCTGGAAATGCTCTTCTAGAG TTTCGTGGAAATGCTGGCAGCCATGATCTTCCTTTCTCTGTTGAAACATTGACAGCTCTGAAAAAATTGAACAAAGAGG GTACAAAGATGAAGCTGCCTAGATATGACAAG TCTGCATATAGTGGGAAGGGGGACAGAGCTGATCCTTCAACATGGCCTGAGATTGAGGGGCCACTTTCG GTTGTCCTGTTTGAAGGTTGGATGCTTGGTTTCAAGCCTCTTCCAGTGGAAACAGTTAAGGCTGTTGATCCTCAG CTGGAGACAGTGAACAAAAATCTTGAAGCATATTATGATGCTTGGGACAAGTTCATAGGGGCATGGATAGTTATCAAGATTAAAGATCCAACGTGCGTCTTTCAGTGGCGTTTGCAG GCAGAGATCGCCATGAGAGATGCAGGAAAACCAGGAATGTCTGATGAAGAG GTTAAAGATTTTGTTTCGCGGTATCTTCCAGCATATTATGCTTATCTTCCCACCCTTTACTCTGAAGGACCAAGTGGATCAGATCCAAAACATTATATCCTCattgaaattgatgaagggagaAACCCAATCCTTGGCAACTAG